The nucleotide window ACTGCTGTACACCTACATGTTCCTACTCAGTAGTAAGCAAGCCCCATTTAACCAGGTAAGTGAGCACAGGGTTGCAGCACTATTTTACTGAGTTCATTTAGACCTTGCCTTTCTCCATAAAACTCAGGGTGAGGGGATTGAACACGCAAGTTCTAGGTGGTCCCCCAGCCAAGCATTGACCACACCTGGCCCTGCTTTGCTTTGCCAAGGTTGCTACATCATGTCCCTTTGGACCAGCTGTGGGTGACTGAAAGTCAGTAGAACACACAGCATGGACATCTGATTGTAAACAGGGGTGGAGCACTTTTTGGAAGGTATTCATAGAAttttgaaaagggaagaaaaaatgaCAGTGAAAACTCCTATTttaatcccatccttcctctaagGATATCAGGACAGTGTATGTATTATAGTCACTccccttttttttaaatcctcaaacAACCCTACAAGTAACTGTCTAAGGATCATACGGCTGAGCAGATAGTTGAAAGTGCATCTCCCCAATACAAATCATGCTAACCAGGACATTATACTTACTCCTTTATTGAGAACTACCTTCTTTCCCTCTTTCAGTAAGATAGATTTAGCTATGCCTACGTTGCAATTACGCTTAGCAAAGAATTCTGTTTCATTAAGGACACATCTGTCCATCAAAACCCAGTCtgaaagtcttttttaaaaatgagctacACAAGCTTCCACCCAACAAATGAAACTGacaccaaaccatagtttgggGAGTAGGCTGAATATTCTTTGTTAAGCTCCACAGCCCCTTCTCAGAACTAAATTCCCTGAGTTTCCTGGTTGGGCACCATGACAACTCAATTGGTTACAAATCAGTTTAGGAGAGGAGCGTAGATATGCCTTCAGACACTCTCCCTCCTCTTTACCAACTGCAGGCCTTTCACTTAAAAATATACCATCTCCATAACCATTCAGTATATTTGCCCAGTTTCAAAAACTTCTCTCTACAATCACAAGGGACTAGAACCTTGGTTGTTTAACGAAAATGAAAAAAGCTGGAATTCTCAGCCAGCTAAAATGTGTAGCAGATCTCAGATTAAAACATACAGCCTTGCCTGTCAGTCTCCTTCATTCTCAGCAAAGCTTTCTCATACAGCCACAAAAATATTAATAGTGAAGAAGATGACGCCAAGTTAGGGGGTAATGGTGTAGCTATAAGGCAAGCATCAGAGAGAGACAGATGCATGTCTCCTCTTTCCAAACCTTTACAAAACGCTTGAATAGCTCAGGGCGAGTTATTAATACCCAAGCACTGATCTATGCatatgcaaaaagttaaaattaaAAGCAGCAATTCTACAGGCTCCAGAATAAATTAAGAGCAATAAGCAGCTCAGTATCCAGTACTCCTCCAGTGGTACCATTTGATAACAAAATGTAATGCTCTCTGAAAGATCcaattactcagagtagacccactgaaattaataggcctATGATATTagtctattaatttcaacaggtccgCTCTGAATACAACCCTGAGGTTTCTCCAAGAATTCTTCATGCAAGCCCTGATCCAGAAATAACATCTTCCCCAATGCTTATCTCCCCTCCCGCCAATGCAGAATGTTTCCTGTGGGTAACCGAGGAGAACAGAACCAATACAGTGTCAGGAGTGTGAGTGTGTTGCTATTCGGCCATGTGGCCACAGCCTACTTAATAGGTGAGCTGGAATCAGATGTCAGAATTGTCGGGCATTTGCCAAGGCTCACACTCCAAGAAGGGGCCCCAAAGGTCATGCTCCTCCTTGGTGTTGCTGCTGTTCTCCATGCCCTCTCCAAGTGCACAAGCAGTGACAGGAGCAAGGAGAATAAGCAGCATCCTCCACTTGCTTTGGTCTCTCCGTTTTGGACGATTGTGACAGTGGCAATGAAGGCATGCCCCACCTGGGGGCCCTGGGGCTAATGCTGCACTTTCAGTCTTTGTGGGAAAGGAGAAAACAGCCCCCTGGAGTCCTCCCAGGATCCTGGATCAAGGCCATGACCTTGAGTGAAAGTTAACTGGATCTTAACAGCAATTCTAAAAAACTCATCTTCTTGATGCTGGATCTGGTGTTAAAAGCTACAATAAGTTAGACTGTGCAGCATTATTTGAAATGTCACGTTGTTTTTAAAGTGCAACAAGCAGCAAATAGAGAGCAGCAGTATTTCCTAACACACTGCTCATGAGGTAAGCCATATCAAAAATAAAGAGAGAAAGGAGAGGAGATCCAGGCCAAGGGAAGCATGTGCTCCGTCTTGTAACCTGCCAGGCTGGATGTAGCCCATGACAGCTGTGGGTTGTGGCCTGACATGTGCTTGAtgaccctccctccctctggttTTACAGTCCCAGGCATGTGGCAAAGCCAGGTTTAGCAAGGACCCTGGGACCACCCACATGGCCAGCAAACTTCATTAAGCTTGGCGGCTTTGCACAACTTTTATCTAGACAGTAGAAAACACTCGCCGTGCACCCATTTCCGGCTTCTTTGCCCCACTTCTATGCTTGTGAGTTTGCACTTTCATGTATCACCAGCCCACAATTGTCATCCTTTCCTCTTCaattcatcaggaaaaacttcctaactgttagagccatacaacaatggaaccaattactagagaggtagtgggctctccaacactggaggcattcaagaggcagctggacagccatctgtcaggaatgctttgatttgaattcctgcattgagcagggcgttggactagatggccttataggccccttccaactctactattccatgattcccCCACCTCCACAAGCCAGACTGGGATGATCAAGCGTCCCTACATCTGGATTCACCAGCTCCCAGTAGCAacgctgggggtgggggaaggagtgtTCACATTAACCAAGTAAAAATCTTGGTGCCTTCATGACTGATTTTGGACTTTTCAAACagctgtacataagaacataagaagagcctgctggatcaggccagtggcccatctagtccagcatcctgttctcacagtggccaaccaggtgcctgggggaagcccgcaatcaGGACCCAAGTTAAGCTGTAGTTTAACCCCACATgaaaaacagaagaagagcctgctagatggcccatctcatccagcatcctgttctcacggtggccaaccagatgcccatgggaagcccacaagcaggacctgagcacctgCGGTTTCTAGCAAGTGGTTTTCAAAAGCGTGTTTCCTCTGACAACGGAGGCACAACACAACGGAGGCTGCAGCTGATAGCCTTATTGTCCATGGGTTTGTTtactcttcttttaaagccatccaagttgatgaccatcgctgcctcttgtggagcaaattccacagtttaactgtgtgctgtgcgtcctgccctgaatcttccaacattcagcttactGAATGCCCACATGAAGGCCAGAAGATCCCAGAATCCTGTTGTATTTATTCCTAGAGAGGAAATAATGTCCCTTGCTGGGGCAGAGGCACCTGGAAAGGGGTAGGGAGGGCTTAACCGTGTAATTCACTCGACGATTGCAGTGATCAAAATGATAGCCTGCTCCTTGGACGTTTTTGTGAGGTGGAAATTTCGCAGGAAGGTCTTTTCTTTGTTGCAGCAGCATATAAAACTTGCTCTCACTCACTTCACTCTAACTCTTCGGTGGGTACATTCATAGTGAAAACAAAAATCAGCAgttaaaggaacacaaactctttTCTAAACCCCTAATGGGACCATGTACAGCTGTGTTGACAAAAAACAACACAAGCAAGTCTGGCCTGCAGATCTCATGCTGGATGGCCCAGCATTCTAGGAGGTAACCAGGAACCTTTCATCCCATCAAGCCTCCTCCTTGTTGGAGGGTGGCAAGTCTGGCTAAACTACTAGCTTAGATGGTTCTGAAAAGCAAAAAGACTAAGAAACATAAATGGACAGGTCTATTAAGtacgtaagaagagcccagctgaatCAGACTAAAAGCCCAtttcgtccagcatcctgtttaccACAGTGGCTAAagagatgcccgtgggaagctcacaggcaagacacgagcacaacagcactctcccactcaGATTCGCCAGCAATTGGGATTCGGATACTCTGATACTGGAGATAACAGATAGCCATCATGACAAGGAGCCTCTGATGGCCATATCCtctatgaatctgtctaatcaccttttaaaaccatcccaagccggtggccatcacaacatcttggtccatagcaaattccatagcttagctATGCACTGTGCAAAAGTAGTACTTTTTTTGGTGTGCCTGGAATCTCTCACTGTTCAGCTTAATTGGCTGACCACAGGTGCTAgcataatgggggggggaatgtctcCCTGCCACTTTGTCTGTacgatgcataattttatacacccctATCAAGTCCCACTTTACTCATTTTTTCCCTaagctaaaaagctccaaatgaaTGTAACCTTTTCTCACAGGGCAGTTCCTCCAGGCCCTTGATGATTTTGGCTACCCCTTTTGTATTGATGGCTATTAGTTATGATAGTTGAATGGAACATCCAGTGACAGAAGCAGTCTGTCTGTCCCAAGCATGTGAAAATTAGAACCAATAAACCCTGCTTGTAACCTTCTACACTAGAGGCATCCTGCTGGCCAGTGATAGCAAAGATAGTTTTGGAAtacataggcctttggtctaTTCCAACAAACCCATTATTTAGGATTCCCccctttattaaaaaaagaaaaagtaagtaTTGTGGCAGCCTGGGACTTTCAGCAAAGTGACAACTCTTCATCATTATGCTCTGCTCTAGATTACCAACCTCCAATATACAGGCTTCTCCCCATAACAAAGTGGGAGACATTTGCCAACTTCATCTCCTGATCTGACCTCTctcaggaacataagaagttgctttataatgaatcagaccattggtctatccagctcagtattgtctacactgattggcagcaactctcctggcaggggacactcccagccctgtctggagatgctgcagactgaacctgggaccttcaaggCAGacgctcagccactgagctacggcccttcccaggGCCCTTAAGAGACACAGACAATGCATCTACGGTGAATAtcatttcatacacacacacacacacacacacacaatctattACAGTATTAGATCATTTTAATTGCTTGTTAACCCCCACATAGTGGGGAGAAGAAAAAATCACCACCACCCTATCAAAGTTAAACCTCCTCCCacagaaaaaaaaataatccagttGCATTCATCCAATGTATTCCTAGAAAGAGCTAGACTGGGAGGTTATCAGCATAGGGGCTGCTGGGGAAGTAATCCCATTGCCTTTCACTACACCTCTGGCTGGCGAGAAATGAGCCAGAGAAGGCTGTAGAGAGAGTGGTCCCTTCCTTCCCCTAAATGTCCTCGGTCGCCCCCTGCAGGAGAGAGCCAAGCTCAACTCCAAAAAGAGGGCAGATCTCCCTTGCCAGGGTAAACCCAGAAGGACAAGGAAATGACTGGCATCGATCAGTTAGGTTTAAAAGGGAGACAAGTACACAACTGTAGAGTTTGCGGGCTGCCTCTTACATTCAACTCCCAGCTTGAGAGGCCTTTTCACCCTTCCGGTACTTATGTCTTTACACGCACGCAAGATACACACAATTCGGCTGGGCGGATTGTGGAACAACCAGGACCAGCAAATGAGGCTTTGTGTTGCTCCAGCTTCTGCTCTTGTGAATTGCAGGTAAAAGGTGTGTGAGAGTTTGGGACCGGAAGGTGGCCTCAAAAGGGGTCCCATTCAGCAGGGAAGGAGTGTGCAGTTCAGCTGAAGACAAGCAGCAACCTTCCAAAACACGCAAGGAGTGGAGGAAAAGGGAACAGTGAAGAAATCTGTGGCGTTACCCTTGGTCCCATGGCTTGAAGAGCAAAGGAAGGTTGGTGCGTCACATGCGTTTCCCCAGCCCATTAATGCTCTGATCCACACTGGCATCCCCTCCCCACAATCCCAAAATAACCATCATCACTTAGTAGAGACTCAGCAACGGTACTGAACTATGAGCCAGAGAGGGCTGGGAGCCATGCTGACCCAGTCTGGTGAAAGGGGCAAGTGCAGAGGAGCCCACAGGTCCTGAGGCAAGAACCTGCTGACAGGTTGGAAAAATGGACTTGTAGGCACGGACTTCAAAAAGGAACAAGGTGGAGAGGATGGCAGTTCTGATGAGCTATTACTTGTAGGGGAAGGAGTCAATGCCAGATCTCTTCTCCACCTGACTTGCACAGAAGGTCCCTGTAGCCACACTGCTCCTTCTTGAGGGGAGATTTAGAACAGGCTTGCAAAATTAGGCTTCTGCAAGCAGGGATGGGAGTGAGGAGGCCTTCCTTCAAACCactgcataccatggacagcagcAGATTATGGAGGGGGGGGAGTGCCCAAGGTCTGTCATCCAAGGCTCATTACAGGGATATACAGTATATGCACTCAAAGGCCTAGAAGAGCAGAGGGAGGTCTTAAGCAGCAGGTTGCTCTCTGGTGGCTGGAGGGAGCACTGCAAGTCAGaacacttcccctcccccccaacacacacacacacacacacacacacacacacacacacacagagtacccCCAATGTCAGCCCCTCTCTTGCAGCCAAGCGGTAGAAGAAAATGCAAGTGACATCAGCTCAGCTACATTCTCCTGCCAGGGAGGTAGCAGAAACCCGGGTCAGAATGTTGCAATCTTAACCTGGTTCATGCCGGTGATCAAGTTGGCAATCCCGTGATGGATTTGCCCCTGGATAGGACCATATTCTACCCTCTCACCGTCAATGGTGAGGATGCCCTTGCGAGTGAGGGGCTCAATGCGGAAGGCCCGGACAGGTATGTGGGTGAAGTGGGGGCTCTCCAGCTCAAAGTGAGCTCCTTTCTCTATGGTCAAGAAGAAGCGAATCAGGGCCGCCCGGGAAATGCCCGCCTTGATGAAGCAAAGATGGATGAGGCCGTCATTAAAGCAGGCAAAAGGTGCCATTAACAGGTCAGCACCCAAGTGAGTCTGGTAGATGGCCAAGACTGAAACAAAATCGTCCTCCATTGTCACCCATGACTTGGGGACCGGCTGGTCAAGTGGGGTGAGGAGTTCATCCACGGGGCCATGCATTTGCCGGGCAGATGGTGAGATGGCAGGCGCAGCCACTGAGGGGTTTGGCTCCTGGGGGCCCTTGCTGTCAGCTACCAGCTCCTCTGACAGAGTCTCAAAGTTGAAACTGGAAGAGTGGAAGCTGGAAGGAGGAGGCGGGGAGCTGGGTGAAGGGGTGGGCTCATCGGCCGGCTGAACCCCTTGGAAGCAGGTGGTGTGGCGTTCCTCGCAGAGCCCTAGGTCGGAGACTGTGCGGTGGAGCGGCATGCGCTGGAAGGGGAGGCTCCCATTGGCCGCCATGGTGATGCTGCGCAAGATGGGCCGGTGAGCTGTGCTATCCCAAGCGGGCAGGTAGGACAGGCGCCCCCGGTAAGTGTTCAGGGAGGCCAGGCGAACCATAGTCCCCAATGTGAACCGGACTGGGCCCATGTGCCGGTACTTCTCGCTCTCAATGTCCACGTCAGAGATGaagccccaggccacacccaggAAGGAGAAGGACCGGGTCCCTGATGAGGTGGTGATGGACACCAGGTCCAAGGGGGACACCGCCCCGTGGCAGAGCAGGAGGGTGCAGTTTGTAAGCAGCTCCTGGCCCAAGACTTGCTCAAACCTGCCCGACAAGGTAAGAAATGTCATCAGAACAGGAGAAGCCCACTCATCCTCACTATCAAAGGGGAGAAACCAACACAAGGGGAACAAACATCAGGGATCACAATAAAGGAAACAGGCCATATCGGTCATGGGACAACAGTAATGTTTACATGTCAGTTTAGCAGATACATGATAgctgcacatgtacacacacagagctcaTGAAAAACAAGGATGGCAAGGTGACTTAACAGTCAGGCATCAGATGCGCTATGAATTAAAAGCACCTCTTGAAACAGTcataatttcccccaaagaatcctgggaactatagtttaagggcataagagttcttaggagacctctattcccctcatagaactaaaattcccagagttccctaggaagagggattgactgttaaatcactctgggaattgtagcttggtgaggggaataggggtctcctaacaactctcagcacccttcacaaactgcagtttcccgggattctttgggggaagccatgactgcttaagtggtataatactgttttaaatgtatagtgcaggtggagCTTCAGTGTGGTGTGTAGCAACTTGAATGTCACACTAGGCCCGGGAAGACCCAGGTTCCATATCTGTCCATGAAGTTACTGGTGACCTTAAGCCAGTTACTCTcattcagcctaatctacctcagaggtgttgcaaggataaaatgagtcccagtggtggtggtggggtggggagagagaatatTCTTGCCTccctgagctccctggaggaagagCACAAAACAATGAACTATATAATGACAATGATGAGGATAATAAGCTCCCAGTATGAGCCAAACTGCTGATTCAACTGCTCCCAACCCTCATTAAGTGCAAAATTACTCATGTGTGCTAGGAGAAACACAGGTAGTTTCGCAGGCTGTGGTGTGTAGGCTGCTCAGAGCACATGTCTGGTGtttttccacaaagacagaggACTGGAAAAGTCTAATAACGGGTTAAAACTATACAGGCTGTCCAAGGATGAAGATTGCAGCTGGACAGTGCTGGACAGGCTTAAAACCTTGAAAGCGAAACCGCTTGAGTGTGGGGGAAGTAGTTTTGTTAGGAGAAGCAAGGAAAGCATTTCATGTCTGTTTACTCATCCAGTAATAGACTCTTAACTttaacagtctgtgtctgtgtggcaATCCTTCTGCTTGGCATTCTACGCTTGGGTACAACCAGGCAACTTGGGCATAGTCTGGGATGCACCGCAcaacgacaggggttatgggcccagcctacggCCCATAATAGCCCAGGAGATAGCCAGCCAGAAGCCCAGAGCAGGGGCAGAGCAGAACAGACGGAGAGGCAAGCAAGCCAGAAGCTTGGGAGAAGCAGTGAAGTGGCAGAGTGCTTGAGCGTAATCGGAGAAGGCTGCGgagatggcagtttcactttcagccgggatgcctctggaaaggctcACTGAACATAATTATTCCAGTTGGAGGCTGAGAATGCAGGCTTTCctaacaaaagaagatttatggcaagTAATCAAAGCCGACCCACCGGGTGCTCCCCAGCCAGCGTGGATACGCATGGATGAAAAGGCAAGAGCGTTTATTGTATTGGCTTTAAGTGACTCTCAGTTGTTATATGTGAAGGAAAAGCCAACAGCTAAAATTATGTGGACTGCTTTGAATGAGATCCATGTTAAACAGACAGCAAGTAGCAAGATTTATCTGGCGCGAAAGCTTTACCGGATGAAGCTGGCTGAGAACACATCAATGTCTGAGCATTTATTGGAATTTGAGAGactgtttgcagagctgcaggAGCGGAACATAGAGCACACACAGTTGCAGAGAGTTTACATTATCTTGTCTTCGTAAGACGCATCGTGGGATCCTCTGGTCAGTTCGTTAGAAGCAATGCAGGACGCGGGTTTGACAGAGGATTACGTTGCAGGCAAACTTCttcaagagtgggagagaagaaagggAGCCGGACGGGAGAAAgcagagaaaagagaaagcaggaagACAAACTTCAAAGACACAGAAGCAAGGTCGTTTGGACTTAAATCATGTTACTTTTGTGGCTCAAAATCACATCTGCAAAGGGACTGTGAAATGAAGTGAAAAGGCAGAGGCTGGAAACCGTCAAGTCTGCAGATGGAGAGTGCTGGAACTTGTCAATCAGTTAGCTGTGAAAACAAAGACTGATTTATGGGTGGTGGATTCTGGAGCAACCCATAGCCTGATAAAGGACACAAATATGTTCAAAACATCACTTCCCGTGAAAGAAGTTGTTATGCTGGCGGATGGCACGAAAAGGGAGGTGTTGGGCAAAGGTACAGTGGAACTTGATGTCTTAAACACAATCATGACAAATGTATTGTATGTACCTGGTTTAGAATGTAATGTAATGTCTGTAAAGAAGCTCAATGACATGGGATATACTGTAACATTTAAACAAGGGATGTGTGAGATACAGAAAGGAAACAAAGTCTGTATGAAGGGGTTTATGAGAAATTCACTATTCTACATTCAGTTTAAACACACAGGTTGTGCCACAGTGAGTGCTAACAGAAAGCCTCATGAGagctgtgttcatttatggcacagaaaactgggaCATGCTGGTTATGGGACAATAATGAAAACGCCAAatcatagtgtggatgtgacactgAAGGAGTGTGGTCAATATATAGATTGTGATGtatgtaaacaaacaaaagccaCAGTAGCGCCTATATGCAAAGAGGCAGAAAGTAACTCAAATGCACTATACCAGTTGATTCATGTGGATTTGGCAGGACCGTTCCAGAGTTCACAAGGAGGTGCTAAGTATTTTATGGTAATAGTGGATGATTACACTAGATACTGCACTGTTTATCTGCTTAAAAGTAAAAATGAAGCAGAAGGGAAACTGAAAATGTTCATCAAGAAGGTTGAGGTGCAGCATGGAGTGACAATTCAAAGCATACGTTCTGATCAAGGGGGTGAGTTCACTAGCAAATCATTGGAACTATACTTGGAAAAGAGGGGTATAGAACAAAACTTTACTGCACCATTTTCGCCATTTCAGAACGGGATCGCAGAACGAAAAAATAGGTCATTGCAGGAGGCAACAAGAGCAATGTTGAGAGATTCAGAGTTAACAAATGTGTTTTGGGGAAAATGTATGTTGTATGCTACTTACATTCTGAACAGACTGTTTGACAGAGCGCTTAAAATGACTCCTTATGAGAAGCTAACAGGGAAGAAACCGAGACTTAGGCACATTGCAAGGTTTGGGGCCAGGTGCTGGGTGCACATACCCAAAGGGAAAAGACATGGCAAACTAGCTCAAAGGGCACAAAGAGGACATGTGCTCGGATTTCAGAATGCTTACTACAGAGTGTGGGTACCAAGTCAGAAAAAGGTGGTACTTAGCAGAAGCATTGAAGTGCAAGAGCAAGATTGGGAACAAAACACATATGTTGATCTGGGGAATGCACACACTACATCCACTGAACATGAGTTAGAGCAGGAGatgaaggaagaagaagaagaacctgTTACTGATGTGGATGAGAGGCAAACAGAGGAAACGGTTACATtgagacgctctgaaagagcGAACTTGGGGAAACCACCAGAAAGGTTTCGAATTGGCATGTTCAGAAGCCAAGAGACAAATAAACATACAGAAAGGTATGATGAAGACACACTGTATCTTGACTGTGTAAAACCATGAATGTCTGTAATGACTGTGATTATGAAAAACAAGGAAATGTCTGTAA belongs to Rhineura floridana isolate rRhiFlo1 chromosome 11, rRhiFlo1.hap2, whole genome shotgun sequence and includes:
- the SPHK2 gene encoding sphingosine kinase 2 isoform X1, with the protein product MNMVLGACGEGSETLLHGEFGAYPPKGTRYALSLTRTELHIQHLVPKPDTDHRTVVQLIDVVGCHTMRSHTIADQSAFFCVYIYPLKKKKVAVSSWRMRQRTARTFQVDSAECYEDNQILAEKWAAAIKCLVLGIPISSKTEISCSLLPHRRRLLLLLNPFGGKGNGLQWCQNHILPMITEADISFNLIQTERQNHARELVQNINLAEWDGIVAISGDGLLYEVINGLMERPDWEEAIKMPLGILPCGSGNALAAAINFSAGFEQVLGQELLTNCTLLLCHGAVSPLDLVSITTSSGTRSFSFLGVAWGFISDVDIESEKYRHMGPVRFTLGTMVRLASLNTYRGRLSYLPAWDSTAHRPILRSITMAANGSLPFQRMPLHRTVSDLGLCEERHTTCFQGVQPADEPTPSPSSPPPPSSFHSSSFNFETLSEELVADSKGPQEPNPSVAAPAISPSARQMHGPVDELLTPLDQPVPKSWVTMEDDFVSVLAIYQTHLGADLLMAPFACFNDGLIHLCFIKAGISRAALIRFFLTIEKGAHFELESPHFTHIPVRAFRIEPLTRKGILTIDGERVEYGPIQGQIHHGIANLITGMNQVKIATF
- the SPHK2 gene encoding sphingosine kinase 2 isoform X2 — encoded protein: MITEADISFNLIQTERQNHARELVQNINLAEWDGIVAISGDGLLYEVINGLMERPDWEEAIKMPLGILPCGSGNALAAAINFSAGFEQVLGQELLTNCTLLLCHGAVSPLDLVSITTSSGTRSFSFLGVAWGFISDVDIESEKYRHMGPVRFTLGTMVRLASLNTYRGRLSYLPAWDSTAHRPILRSITMAANGSLPFQRMPLHRTVSDLGLCEERHTTCFQGVQPADEPTPSPSSPPPPSSFHSSSFNFETLSEELVADSKGPQEPNPSVAAPAISPSARQMHGPVDELLTPLDQPVPKSWVTMEDDFVSVLAIYQTHLGADLLMAPFACFNDGLIHLCFIKAGISRAALIRFFLTIEKGAHFELESPHFTHIPVRAFRIEPLTRKGILTIDGERVEYGPIQGQIHHGIANLITGMNQVKIATF